Proteins encoded together in one Mercenaria mercenaria strain notata chromosome 18, MADL_Memer_1, whole genome shotgun sequence window:
- the LOC123537981 gene encoding type I iodothyronine deiodinase-like yields MDNQSEMDTFVTWIRLFLLTFVWLPVEVVKLLLARYVSKRLDRAYTKANGVIMNAIGWDEKDYERTTYCLGYVKQWYRSRMLDLLKEAQYGQMAPNSQVISLDDRKTHNILNFQKEGRPLILNFGSCTUPPFVAKLSKFTQLVDEFSDKADFLIIYIEEAHASDGWKFRNNYDIDIHRSIEDRLSAARKLEKLDPHCRVVVDKMDDNANKAYGGLYERLYIVLNGVIVYEGGRGPMWYKVEEIEDWLNKYANS; encoded by the exons ATGGACAACC AGTCTGAAATGGACACTTTTGTAACATGGATAAGACTATTTCTGCTGACATTTGTCTGGCTCCCTGTAGAGGTGGTGAAACTGCTTCTAGCGAGATATGTATCGAAACGTTTGGATAGAGCTTACACAAAAGCTAACGGCGTTATAATGAACGCGATTGGATGGGACGAGAAAGATTATGAAAGAACGACATATTGTCTTGGATATGTTAAACAATGGTACCGTTCAAGAATGTTAGACTTATTGAAAGAAGCTCAGTATGGGCAAATGGCGCCAAATTCTCAAGTTATCTCCCTTGATGACCGGAAGACGCACAATATACTCAACTTCCAAAAGGAGGGGAGACCACTTATTTTAAACTTTGGCAGCTGTACTTGACCTCCGTTTGTCGCGAAACTTTCCAAGTTTACACAACTTGTCGATGAGTTTAGCGACAAAGCAGACTTTCTTATAATATATATAGAAGAAGCACATGCATCGGACGGTtggaaatttagaaataattatgATATAGATATTCACCGGAGTATAGAAGACCGTCTTTCTGCTGCAAGAAAACTTGAAAAACTAGACCCACATTGCCGTGTTGTTGTTGATAAGATGGATGATAACGCAAATAAAGCTTATGGTGGATTATATGAGAGGTTATATATAGTTCTAAACGGGGTCATAGTGTACGAAGGTGGAAGAGGACCAATGTGGTATAAGGTCGAAGAAATTGAAGACTGGCTAAATAAATACGCCAACTCGTAA